One Arthrobacter sp. StoSoilB20 DNA segment encodes these proteins:
- a CDS encoding peptidase inhibitor family I36 protein: MKIIKRITGTVSLLGLAAGAFLAGAPAAQAGSTCPYERLCLYFNSNYEGARADTQYSDGWLGDELFNNGPAGANGWNVQVNNNAASIINNTSETVWVYDDSHCGGNPLSIGPGGRWNLEALGLKNKVSSFYIDNRGNCANR, from the coding sequence ATGAAAATCATCAAGCGAATCACCGGGACCGTGTCATTGCTTGGATTGGCAGCAGGGGCGTTCCTTGCCGGCGCACCCGCGGCTCAAGCCGGCTCAACGTGCCCCTACGAGAGGCTGTGCTTGTACTTCAACAGCAACTACGAAGGGGCGCGCGCCGACACCCAGTACTCGGACGGTTGGCTGGGTGACGAACTGTTCAACAACGGCCCCGCCGGCGCGAACGGATGGAACGTCCAGGTCAACAACAACGCCGCCTCGATCATCAACAACACCAGCGAAACTGTCTGGGTCTACGACGATTCCCATTGCGGCGGAAACCCACTCAGCATCGGACCCGGCGGACGATGGAACCTCGAGGCCCTGGGATTGAAGAACAAGGTGTCCTCGTTCTACATCGACAACAGAGGCAACTGCGCAAACCGATGA
- a CDS encoding carboxypeptidase regulatory-like domain-containing protein has translation MPLQRRAAHHPIRSTRQGVWAILTAVVLVAAGLFAGAAPASAATYTFKGVVKGKLTATATATPLGDVWVGAYTNDERASYVAGAWSAADGSYSFTVPAAGSYKIWTTCSTGPCSATYADEWNGNQSSSYGSTPVAVTDAAPTTTFNPQLEAFGSMTGRVTNKAGQPLTAVSVSASPNNGGQISSTKPDANGYFTLTKIPPNQAYISVRDESGQRLYLEQYWTGTAMVDTYTVATVPAGVKWTNVNFVLKDETVMEATVVDPAGAPIADVGYSPYVYNDATAAWEGPQMGPLTSDAQGKIYWRMTVGRKYKLCVSDTVYEGAPREKRYKAECYDNTATLDTATVLTATAAGQRIKLTMQLDVAGLSLTPDRPFVYGSAQAGQKLTVDPGVWGPAPVTLAYQWQRSKDGVVAQDIPGATTTVYTPTAADAGYDIWAKVTGTKTGYASYTTSVHGGKSGAEAVTASKPFTLLGTPVAGNTLTVDHGTLTPAPDFGPYYDWFVNGVQDHRTNGPTFLLQASDAGKKVTVRLSVHDWPLQPYYGQASVTVAAGTLTAPVPTVSGTAKVGSTLTAVPGTWGPAPVTLAYQWFRSGVAITGATSATYALAAADLGKTMTVRVTGTKTGFTTTAKTSAATAAVAAGTLTAPVPTVSGTAKVGSTLTAVPGAWGPAPVTLAYQWFRSGVAITGATSATYALAAADLGKTMTVQVTGTKAGFTTAAKTSTATAAVAGGTLTAPTPTISGTAKVGSALTAVPGAWGPAPVTLAYQWYRTGVAITGATSASYTLTATDLGKTMSVRVTGTKAGFTTAAKTSAVTAAVAVGTLTTPTPTISGTVKVGSTLTAVPGAWGPAPVTLAYQWFRSGIAITGATSATYALTATDLGKTITVRVTGSKTGFTTTAKTSAATAAVAAGTLTGPTPTIAGTATVGSTLTATPGVWGPAPVTLTYQWFRGSTAITGATAQTYKLVAADKGSAIKVRVTGTKTAYTALARYSAATALIG, from the coding sequence ATGCCGTTGCAGCGACGTGCCGCCCACCATCCGATTCGAAGTACGCGGCAGGGGGTGTGGGCCATCCTGACGGCAGTCGTCCTGGTGGCTGCGGGCCTCTTCGCCGGCGCTGCGCCCGCTTCGGCCGCGACGTACACCTTCAAGGGAGTCGTCAAGGGAAAACTGACAGCCACCGCAACGGCAACTCCGCTGGGCGACGTCTGGGTGGGTGCATACACCAACGACGAACGGGCCTCCTACGTGGCCGGCGCCTGGTCCGCGGCCGATGGCTCGTACAGTTTCACCGTGCCTGCGGCCGGCAGCTACAAGATCTGGACAACCTGCAGCACCGGGCCCTGTTCGGCCACCTACGCGGATGAGTGGAACGGCAACCAGTCCAGTTCCTACGGTTCGACGCCGGTTGCCGTCACCGACGCTGCCCCCACCACCACTTTCAACCCGCAGTTGGAAGCCTTCGGCAGCATGACCGGGCGGGTCACCAATAAGGCCGGCCAGCCACTGACTGCTGTGTCCGTTTCAGCCTCGCCCAACAACGGCGGACAGATCAGCAGCACCAAGCCCGATGCCAACGGCTACTTCACCCTGACAAAGATCCCGCCCAATCAGGCATACATCAGCGTCCGGGACGAGTCCGGCCAGCGCCTCTACCTGGAGCAATACTGGACCGGCACGGCAATGGTGGATACCTACACCGTTGCCACCGTCCCCGCGGGGGTCAAATGGACCAACGTGAACTTCGTCCTCAAGGATGAAACCGTCATGGAGGCCACCGTCGTCGATCCCGCGGGTGCGCCGATTGCCGACGTCGGCTACAGCCCGTACGTCTACAACGACGCAACTGCAGCATGGGAAGGTCCCCAAATGGGACCGCTGACCTCGGACGCGCAGGGCAAGATCTACTGGCGCATGACAGTAGGCAGGAAGTACAAGCTCTGCGTCTCGGACACTGTCTACGAGGGCGCACCCCGCGAAAAGCGATACAAGGCCGAGTGCTATGACAACACTGCCACGCTGGACACGGCCACCGTCCTGACGGCAACTGCTGCCGGCCAGCGCATCAAGCTGACCATGCAGCTGGACGTTGCAGGGTTGTCGCTGACGCCTGACAGGCCGTTTGTTTATGGTTCAGCCCAGGCCGGACAGAAACTGACGGTCGATCCCGGCGTTTGGGGTCCGGCTCCGGTGACGCTCGCCTACCAATGGCAGCGTTCCAAGGACGGCGTAGTCGCCCAAGACATTCCCGGCGCCACCACCACTGTCTACACTCCCACCGCCGCCGATGCCGGCTACGACATCTGGGCCAAAGTCACCGGGACCAAGACCGGCTATGCCTCGTACACCACCTCGGTTCACGGCGGTAAATCCGGCGCCGAGGCTGTCACGGCTTCGAAGCCCTTCACCCTTCTGGGCACGCCGGTCGCCGGGAACACCCTGACCGTTGACCACGGCACCTTGACCCCTGCACCTGATTTTGGCCCCTACTACGACTGGTTCGTCAACGGAGTGCAGGACCATAGGACCAATGGCCCCACGTTCCTCCTCCAGGCTTCCGACGCAGGCAAGAAAGTCACGGTACGGCTCAGCGTCCACGACTGGCCGTTGCAGCCCTACTACGGCCAGGCCAGCGTCACTGTCGCCGCAGGGACCCTGACTGCTCCTGTTCCCACCGTTTCCGGAACAGCGAAAGTTGGCTCGACGCTCACCGCTGTTCCCGGGACATGGGGACCTGCCCCGGTGACGCTGGCCTACCAGTGGTTCCGCAGCGGTGTCGCCATCACAGGTGCCACGTCAGCTACTTACGCCTTGGCTGCCGCGGATCTGGGCAAGACCATGACCGTCAGGGTCACCGGAACCAAGACGGGATTCACGACGACGGCGAAGACTTCCGCTGCGACCGCAGCCGTCGCGGCGGGCACGTTGACCGCACCGGTGCCGACCGTATCCGGAACAGCGAAAGTTGGCTCGACGCTCACCGCTGTTCCCGGCGCATGGGGACCTGCCCCGGTGACGCTGGCCTACCAGTGGTTCCGCAGTGGCGTTGCGATCACAGGTGCCACATCGGCCACCTACGCATTGGCTGCCGCCGACTTGGGCAAGACCATGACCGTTCAGGTCACTGGCACCAAGGCCGGATTCACCACCGCGGCCAAAACCTCCACTGCCACTGCTGCCGTGGCGGGAGGCACACTGACCGCTCCCACCCCGACGATCTCCGGGACGGCAAAGGTGGGCTCTGCGCTCACAGCTGTTCCAGGGGCGTGGGGACCGGCTCCCGTAACGTTGGCTTACCAGTGGTACCGGACTGGTGTTGCCATTACCGGGGCTACGTCTGCCAGCTACACATTGACTGCCACCGACCTTGGTAAAACCATGAGCGTCCGGGTCACCGGCACCAAGGCAGGATTCACGACGGCGGCCAAAACCTCCGCGGTCACCGCGGCCGTGGCGGTGGGAACCCTGACCACGCCGACGCCGACGATCTCCGGGACCGTGAAGGTGGGCTCGACGCTCACGGCAGTGCCAGGAGCCTGGGGCCCAGCCCCTGTGACTCTGGCCTATCAGTGGTTCCGGAGTGGCATCGCGATCACGGGTGCCACATCAGCTACTTACGCATTGACTGCCACCGATCTCGGCAAGACCATCACTGTCCGGGTCACGGGAAGCAAGACCGGATTCACGACGACGGCCAAGACCTCCGCGGCGACTGCGGCCGTGGCGGCGGGCACGCTGACCGGGCCCACCCCAACCATCGCTGGTACCGCGACCGTGGGCAGCACGCTCACGGCGACCCCCGGTGTGTGGGGTCCGGCGCCTGTCACACTGACTTACCAGTGGTTCCGGGGCAGCACTGCGATTACCGGCGCCACCGCCCAGACGTACAAACTGGTTGCCGCGGACAAGGGAAGCGCCATCAAAGTACGCGTGACCGGGACCAAAACTGCTTACACCGCATTGGCCCGCTACTCTGCGGCCACTGCCCTGATCGGCTGA
- a CDS encoding carbohydrate kinase has translation MHNPYPGGSAQNPLDVLVIGEALVDIVNTREGRISYPGGSPANVAYGLGRLGVPTGLLTAIGEDEHGAAITSHLHSAGVQLLPGSTSLTRTATATATLAADGSASYEFDILWELPPVAPAMIPKVLHTGSIATFLAPGAASVRTLLEQSHDSCLVTYDPNIRPALLGSHAEAQQTFEDLLPLIDVIKLSDEDAQWLYTGSSPDDVASRLLNHGARMAVITRGAEGALLAAPGARATIPSVKTNVADTIGAGDSYMAALIFELLARGEKAFAPTALGDIGQTAAVAAAITVSRPGANPPTSDELQARLEGLKQQPLAVV, from the coding sequence ATGCACAACCCTTACCCGGGCGGATCAGCCCAAAACCCACTGGACGTCCTCGTTATCGGCGAGGCCTTGGTGGACATTGTGAATACCCGGGAAGGACGCATCAGCTACCCTGGCGGGTCACCCGCCAACGTCGCCTACGGCCTGGGCCGCCTCGGCGTGCCCACCGGGCTGCTCACAGCGATCGGCGAGGACGAACACGGCGCCGCCATCACCTCCCACCTTCACAGCGCCGGTGTCCAACTGCTTCCCGGATCAACCTCCCTCACACGCACCGCCACAGCAACCGCCACCCTCGCAGCGGACGGCTCGGCAAGCTACGAGTTCGACATCTTGTGGGAACTCCCACCCGTGGCACCGGCCATGATCCCGAAAGTCCTGCACACCGGATCCATCGCCACGTTCCTCGCCCCGGGAGCGGCCAGCGTGCGAACCCTCCTTGAGCAGAGCCACGACTCATGCCTGGTCACCTACGACCCCAACATCCGTCCAGCGCTCCTTGGCAGCCACGCCGAAGCACAACAGACATTTGAGGACTTGCTCCCCCTCATTGACGTCATCAAACTCAGCGACGAGGACGCGCAGTGGCTCTATACAGGGTCCTCGCCGGACGACGTCGCCTCCCGCCTGCTCAACCACGGCGCCCGGATGGCCGTCATCACCCGTGGCGCTGAAGGAGCACTCCTTGCCGCTCCGGGGGCGCGCGCCACCATTCCCTCTGTGAAGACCAACGTCGCGGACACCATCGGTGCCGGTGACTCCTACATGGCCGCCCTCATCTTTGAGCTGCTGGCCCGGGGTGAAAAGGCGTTTGCACCAACAGCCCTCGGCGACATCGGACAAACAGCAGCTGTGGCCGCAGCGATCACCGTCAGCAGGCCCGGCGCCAATCCTCCTACCTCCGATGAACTTCAAGCGCGTTTGGAAGGACTCAAACAGCAGCCCCTGGCCGTCGTCTAG
- a CDS encoding ATP-binding cassette domain-containing protein, with product MTTTEFEAPRTETREPILKARNLVKTFGRVVGLDGVSLDLYPGEVLAVIGDNGAGKSTLIKCLTGAEVPDTGELFVSGQQVHFKRPQDARVHGIETVYQNLAVSPALDVASNLFLGREERLPGPLGSLFRMLDTKGMRRKAKEELTRLGISTLQDVTVPVENLSGGQRQAVAVARAAAFGSKVVVLDEPTAALGVRESNQVLQLVRDLRDRGLPVILISHNMPHVFDVADRIHIQRLGKCAATITPQSHTMTDAVAIMTGAAKA from the coding sequence ATGACCACCACAGAATTTGAAGCTCCCCGCACCGAAACCCGCGAGCCCATCCTCAAAGCCAGGAACCTCGTCAAGACGTTCGGCCGCGTTGTAGGTCTCGACGGCGTCAGCCTGGACCTCTACCCCGGCGAAGTCCTGGCCGTCATCGGCGACAACGGCGCCGGTAAGTCCACGCTCATCAAATGCCTTACGGGCGCTGAAGTTCCCGACACCGGGGAGCTTTTCGTCTCCGGACAACAGGTCCACTTCAAGCGGCCCCAGGACGCCCGCGTCCACGGCATCGAGACCGTCTACCAGAACCTTGCCGTTTCGCCGGCCCTGGACGTTGCCTCGAACCTGTTCCTCGGCCGCGAAGAGCGTCTCCCCGGACCACTGGGAAGCCTGTTCCGGATGCTCGACACCAAGGGCATGCGACGGAAAGCCAAGGAAGAACTGACACGGCTGGGCATCTCCACCCTGCAGGATGTCACCGTACCGGTGGAGAACCTTTCCGGTGGCCAGCGTCAGGCCGTTGCTGTGGCCCGTGCAGCGGCGTTCGGATCCAAAGTGGTGGTTCTCGATGAGCCGACAGCCGCTTTGGGTGTCCGTGAATCCAACCAGGTGCTCCAACTGGTCCGGGACCTCCGCGACCGCGGCCTGCCGGTTATCCTGATCAGCCACAACATGCCGCATGTGTTCGATGTTGCAGACCGCATCCACATCCAGCGCCTGGGCAAGTGCGCGGCGACCATCACCCCGCAATCCCACACCATGACCGACGCCGTCGCCATCATGACAGGTGCGGCAAAAGCCTGA
- a CDS encoding ABC transporter permease: MTQQQTAGPPSAGHADLAEEFLDRQTPLSKIRNILHRYPALSPAIVLLIAVVVFGLLNDRFLRVENLSLITQQVAVVGTLAIAQTLIILTAGIDLSVGAVMILSSMVIAQLAVSNGLPGPIALLAGLVVGLGSGALNGFLVTRFRLPPFIVTLGTLNIFIALTLLYSGGSTVRGSAMPDMLTWLGSTFPIGPVRISTGVVMMLLLYVAVAFILGKTAWGRHVYAVGDDKEAARLAGIPVNRVLMSVYLAAGAVLAVGAWIQIGRTNAASPNAGVDLNLDSITAVVIGGTSLFGGRGSIWGSLLGALIVGVFRNGLSLAGLDVLYQTLAVGILIIIAVSVDQWIRKVKS, encoded by the coding sequence GTGACCCAGCAACAGACCGCCGGCCCCCCGAGCGCCGGGCATGCTGACTTGGCCGAGGAATTCCTTGACCGACAGACCCCCCTCAGCAAAATCCGCAACATCCTCCACCGCTACCCCGCCCTCAGCCCGGCCATTGTCCTGCTGATCGCCGTGGTTGTCTTCGGGCTCCTCAATGACCGGTTCCTCCGCGTTGAGAACCTTTCCCTGATCACCCAGCAGGTTGCCGTGGTCGGCACCCTGGCAATCGCCCAGACCTTGATCATCCTGACAGCGGGAATCGACCTCTCCGTGGGCGCAGTGATGATCCTGTCGTCCATGGTGATCGCGCAGCTTGCCGTCAGCAACGGCCTCCCGGGTCCCATTGCACTGTTGGCCGGCCTCGTCGTCGGACTCGGTTCCGGTGCCCTGAACGGATTCCTGGTAACAAGGTTCCGGCTGCCCCCGTTCATCGTCACGCTGGGAACACTGAACATCTTCATCGCTTTGACGCTGCTTTACTCCGGCGGAAGCACCGTGCGTGGCTCGGCAATGCCGGACATGCTCACCTGGCTCGGGAGCACCTTCCCGATCGGCCCGGTCCGTATCTCAACCGGCGTGGTCATGATGCTGCTCCTGTATGTGGCCGTTGCCTTCATCCTGGGCAAGACCGCCTGGGGACGGCACGTCTACGCTGTGGGTGATGACAAGGAAGCGGCCCGCCTCGCCGGCATTCCCGTCAACCGGGTCCTGATGAGCGTCTACCTTGCCGCCGGCGCAGTCCTGGCTGTAGGTGCCTGGATCCAGATCGGCCGCACCAACGCTGCCAGCCCGAACGCCGGCGTCGATTTGAACCTGGACTCCATCACCGCCGTCGTGATTGGCGGCACCAGCCTCTTCGGCGGGCGCGGCTCGATCTGGGGCTCGTTGCTCGGAGCGCTGATTGTTGGTGTATTCCGCAACGGCCTGTCCCTCGCCGGCCTGGACGTCCTCTATCAGACCCTCGCTGTAGGCATCCTGATCATCATTGCCGTATCCGTCGATCAGTGGATCCGAAAGGTCAAGTCATGA
- a CDS encoding substrate-binding domain-containing protein, which translates to MLSSTVKQSARTRLLAAGAVLTLGALSLTACGGGSTPSASGGSDEKIGVSLIVKTTSNPFFVSMQDGAKKAAEADGVDLKLAAGKADGDEDTQIQAIENAISKGDKGILITPNGPSVVDALKKAKDAGLFVIALDTPPDPADAADITFATDNFNAGELIGKWTAQQLAGKKAVIALIDLFDDKVVSVDYNRDQGFLTGLGIDTADKKKNGDEAKTGKYTGGKGGEYEIVGSQASQGAEDGGRTAMETLLAKNPNVNVVYTINEPAAAGAFEALKSAGKEKDVLIVSIDGGCTGVNNVKSGVIGATAQQYPVKMAELGVKAIVDLAKTGKKPANSEGLDFFNTGVELVTDKPADGVKSITTTEASQICWGK; encoded by the coding sequence ATGTTGAGTTCCACAGTCAAGCAGTCCGCCCGGACCCGCCTTCTTGCCGCCGGCGCAGTCCTGACGCTCGGCGCACTTAGCCTCACAGCCTGCGGAGGCGGCTCCACCCCTTCAGCCAGTGGGGGCTCCGATGAAAAGATCGGCGTTTCGCTGATCGTCAAGACCACGTCCAACCCATTCTTCGTTTCCATGCAGGATGGCGCGAAGAAGGCTGCAGAGGCCGACGGCGTCGACCTCAAGCTTGCTGCCGGCAAGGCCGACGGCGACGAGGACACCCAGATCCAGGCTATTGAAAATGCTATTTCCAAGGGTGACAAGGGAATCCTCATCACCCCCAACGGCCCGTCCGTCGTCGATGCCCTGAAGAAGGCCAAGGACGCCGGCCTGTTCGTTATTGCGCTCGACACTCCCCCGGACCCGGCCGACGCCGCGGACATCACCTTCGCCACGGACAACTTCAACGCCGGCGAGCTGATCGGCAAGTGGACCGCTCAGCAACTGGCGGGCAAGAAAGCCGTCATCGCCCTCATTGACCTCTTTGACGACAAGGTGGTCTCGGTGGATTACAACCGCGACCAAGGCTTCCTGACCGGACTGGGCATCGACACCGCGGATAAGAAGAAGAACGGCGACGAAGCCAAGACCGGAAAATACACCGGAGGCAAGGGCGGCGAGTACGAGATCGTCGGCAGCCAGGCATCCCAGGGCGCCGAAGACGGTGGACGTACGGCAATGGAAACCCTGCTGGCCAAGAACCCCAATGTCAACGTTGTCTACACGATCAATGAGCCGGCTGCAGCTGGCGCCTTCGAGGCCCTGAAGTCCGCCGGCAAGGAAAAGGATGTCCTGATCGTCTCCATTGACGGCGGCTGCACCGGCGTAAACAACGTCAAGTCCGGCGTGATCGGAGCAACTGCGCAGCAGTACCCGGTCAAGATGGCCGAGCTGGGCGTAAAGGCAATTGTTGACCTGGCAAAGACGGGTAAAAAGCCGGCCAACTCCGAGGGCCTGGACTTCTTCAACACCGGGGTGGAGCTGGTCACTGACAAGCCCGCCGATGGCGTCAAGAGCATCACCACCACCGAAGCATCCCAGATCTGCTGGGGCAAGTAA
- a CDS encoding LacI family DNA-binding transcriptional regulator, translating to MKNVADLAGVGIKTVSRVVNDEPGVSEATRQRVIRATEQLQYQLDITAGSLKRSGRKTQSIGLLLPSVSNPFSGEIHRAMEDALAVRGIAVFAASLDDDPEREKKLISAFLGRRVDGLVLTTIAKSQAYMIPEHSRDLPLVFIDREPAGIEADAVVTDNEVGAANAAAHLIEHGHTQLAYLGDRTDIQTAGKRRTGFLDGVGRAGISTSGVAVRENLHDEETAFRAAHELLTSENPPTAIFSSQNLVTFGAMRALKALGLHHRIALIGFDDFTLADMMDPGITVIAQHPERIGKLAAERILARIDGDANPARTYVIPTELIQRGSGEIRPLS from the coding sequence ATGAAGAACGTGGCGGATCTTGCCGGCGTTGGGATCAAGACGGTCTCCCGCGTAGTCAACGACGAGCCGGGGGTCTCCGAGGCCACGCGGCAGCGCGTCATCCGGGCCACCGAACAACTGCAGTACCAACTGGACATCACCGCCGGCAGCCTCAAGCGTTCCGGACGCAAGACCCAGTCCATAGGCCTGCTGCTCCCGAGCGTGTCCAACCCGTTCAGTGGAGAAATCCACAGGGCCATGGAAGACGCCCTGGCTGTGCGCGGAATTGCCGTCTTCGCCGCCAGCCTGGATGACGATCCCGAGCGGGAGAAGAAGCTTATTTCAGCTTTCCTGGGCCGCAGGGTTGACGGGCTTGTCCTGACCACCATTGCCAAGAGCCAGGCCTACATGATCCCGGAGCACTCCCGGGACCTGCCACTGGTATTCATTGACCGTGAGCCGGCGGGTATCGAAGCTGACGCGGTAGTCACTGACAACGAAGTCGGTGCGGCAAACGCGGCGGCCCACCTCATCGAGCACGGACATACCCAGCTGGCCTACCTTGGTGACCGGACGGATATCCAGACTGCCGGGAAGCGCCGGACGGGATTCCTGGACGGCGTCGGGCGTGCAGGCATTTCCACCTCCGGTGTCGCAGTTCGGGAGAACCTTCACGATGAGGAAACCGCCTTTCGGGCCGCTCACGAACTACTCACCTCGGAAAACCCTCCGACGGCGATTTTCTCCAGTCAGAACCTGGTGACCTTTGGCGCAATGCGGGCCCTTAAAGCCCTTGGACTGCATCACAGGATTGCCCTCATCGGGTTCGATGATTTCACGCTGGCCGACATGATGGACCCCGGGATCACCGTGATCGCCCAGCACCCTGAACGCATCGGCAAGCTTGCAGCTGAGCGGATCCTTGCACGGATCGACGGCGACGCGAACCCCGCCCGGACCTATGTCATCCCCACCGAATTGATACAGCGTGGCTCCGGTGAAATCCGTCCCCTCAGCTGA
- a CDS encoding putative quinol monooxygenase, producing the protein MTKTLCAEFTVKEGSESRVAEMMATLTEHVRNEPGNVMFLPYTRETNPREYFVFEVYKDEQAFQEHIGADYGREFNAELAEHIEGNGSELTWLKPLA; encoded by the coding sequence ATGACCAAAACACTGTGTGCAGAGTTCACCGTCAAGGAAGGCAGTGAATCCCGCGTCGCGGAAATGATGGCTACGCTCACGGAGCACGTTCGGAACGAACCGGGGAACGTGATGTTCCTGCCTTACACGCGGGAAACCAACCCGCGCGAGTACTTTGTCTTTGAGGTCTACAAGGACGAGCAAGCATTCCAGGAGCACATCGGTGCCGATTACGGCCGGGAGTTCAATGCGGAACTGGCCGAACACATCGAAGGCAATGGCTCTGAGCTGACCTGGTTGAAACCACTGGCATAG